From a region of the Arachis ipaensis cultivar K30076 chromosome B09, Araip1.1, whole genome shotgun sequence genome:
- the LOC110266791 gene encoding zinc finger BED domain-containing protein RICESLEEPER 1-like — translation MVPNPNYFSVSTATTPPLSAQQPTISATPPPTTNTAAPKFFHGNQPVDAPPPPPITRLTIGVANGPKPAGRCRCWSQSWAPGSCPLTVGLALWVSLSVFITVTPLLLASSVLVLVSSGKLGFMVDNGYLIISDADSEIIQNFHADSEIVCCFLCENMNSETVSNLVTAGAGSEAAPVEVDEPSSKRLRPATSDVWNFFKNLGLDKDGVERFECKGCKKVFKAGDIGQTIAELQLKMGALKIDSGVARDMFASYVVAGDKPFNMVDDRRFRNWVKYISPTLKLLSRNTVKADIVKVHKREAAKLKKILVSIPNRICLTSDHWTSSTNEGFICLTAHFVDENWKLQSKILNFCHMPPPHIGFDLSSKIFTLLNEWKIDKEIFSITLDNASSNDTCVEHLKSTLDVHGSLLCDGELFHVRCSAHILNLIVQDGMKICGDAVHKIRDSTKYLRKSESRMVKFKECFQDIEGLEYTTALYLDVPTRWNSLYAMLASAIPYKKAFEMYKVKEAGFREYCPSSDEWRRTKKICDFLLPFYETTKLMSGTSYPTSNLYFLQVWQIQLILMNSLKNDEVLIRNMGEQMMIKFKKYWEEYSVILAFGAVLDPRFKLNTLVHCYNEIDPISAKDKVEHVKSKLYKLFEVYDHNSSTTVESSSQLPSNFSQATSSVIGTQLIKIVGKLMSRNQEAEVKSGKNQLDIYLSEATLFCNDTIIDVLQWWKDNHHRFPTLSLMARDLLSISITTVASESAFSMGSHVLNKYRSRLLSDNVEVVIYTRNWIRGYDDYEEDLDEEDIAKGEGYSSGVGSNDVIDLHEDEDEN, via the exons ATGGTGCCTAACCCCAACTACTTTTCTGTATCTACGGCAACGACGCCGCCTCTATCTGCTCAGCAGCCTACTATCTCAGCGACGCCACCTCCAACGACGAACACGGCGGCACCGAAATTCTTTCACGGAAACCAGCCAGTTgatgcccctccaccacctcCCATCACACGGTTGACGATAGGGGtagcaaacgggcctaaacccgctGG CCGTTGTCGCTGCTGGTCTCAGTCCTGGGCTCCTGGGTCTTGTCCTCTCACTGTTGGTCTCGCTCTTTGGGTCTCCTTGTCTGTCTTCATCACCGTGACACCGCTGCTCCTCGCCTCCTCTGTCCTGGTCCTCGTCTCCTCTG GTaaattagggtttatggttgatAATGGTTATTTGATTATATCTGATGCAGATTCAGAAATT ATTCAGAACTT TCATGCAGATTCAGAAATTGTTTGCTGTTTTTTGTGTG aAAATATGAATTCTGAAACTGTGAGTAACCTTGTTACTGCTGGAGCTGGTTCTGAGGCTGCTCCGGTTGAGGTTGATGAACCTAGTTCGAAAAGGCTGAGACCAGCAACATCTGATGTTtggaattttttcaaaaatctcggTCTAGATAAGGATGGAGTAGAACGTTTTGAGTGTAAAGGATGCAAGAAGGTGTTTAAAGCTGGAG ATATTGGTCAGACTATAGCAGAATTGCAACTTAAAATGGGTGCACTTAAGATTGATTCAGGAGTGGCTAGAGATATGTTTGCTTCTTATGTAGTTGCTGGGGATAAGCCATTCAATATGGTTGATGATAGGAGATTTAGAAATTGGGTGAAATATATAAGTCCAACTTTAAAACTTCTTTCTAGGAATACGGTTAAGGCTGACATAGTGAAAGTTCACAAGAGAGAAGCTGcgaaacttaaaaaaattttagtttccATTCCAAATAGAATTTGCTTAACATCTGATCATTGGACTTCCAGTaccaatgaggggtttatatgttTGACTGCACATTTTGTTGATGAGAACTGGAAATTACAAAGTAAAATTCTCAATTTTTGTCATATGCCTCCTCCTCACATAGGATTTGATTTGTCTTCTAAAATCTTTACGCTTTTGAATGAGTGGAAAATTGATAAAGAGATTTTTTCCATTACTTTGGACAATGCTTCTTCTAATGATACTTGTGTTGAACACTTGAAAAGTACTTTGGATGTGCATGGTTCATTGTTGTGTGATGGTGAATTATTTCATGTTCGTTGCTCTGCTCATATTTTAAATCTTATTGTCCAAGATGGAATGAAAATATGTGGTGATGCAGTGCATAAGATTAGAGATTCTACTAAGTATCTGAGAAAATCTGAAAGTCGAATGGTTAAGTTTAAAGAATGTTTTCAAgatattgagggacttgagtataCAACTGCATTATATTTAGATGTTCCTACTAGGTGGAATTCACTTTATGCAATGCTTGCAAGTGCTATTCCATATAAGAAAGCTTTTGAAATGTATAAAGTAAAAGAAGCTGGATTTAGGGAGTATTGTCCTTCATCAGATGAGTGGAGAAGAACTAAAAAGATATGTGATTTCTTGTTACCATTTTACGAAACTACCAAGTTGATGTCTGGAACTTCTTACCCAACATCCAACTTGTATTTTTTACAAGTTTGGCAAATCCAGCTTATTTTGATGAATAGTTTGAAGAATGATGAAGTGCTTATAAGGAACATGGGAGAACAAATGATGATTAAGTTCAAGAAATATTGGGAGGAATACAGTGTTATTCTTGCATTTGGGGCAGTTCTTGATCCTAGATTTAAACTCAACACTTTGGTGCATTGCTATAATGAGATTGATCCTATTAGTGCTAAAGACAAAGTGGAGCATGTGAAGAGTAAGTTATACAAGCTCTTTGAGGTTTATGACCACAATTCCTCTACAACTGTAGAGAGTTCTTCCCAACTTCCAAGTAATTTTTCTCAAGCAACATCTTCTGTAATTGGAACTCAGCTTATTAAAATTGTTGGT AAATTGATGTCCCGCAATCAAGAAGCTGAAGTGAAAAGTGGAAAGAACCAACTTGATATTTATTTGAGTGAGGCAACATTATTTTGCAATGATACAATCATTGATGTTTTGCAATGGTGGAAAGACAACCATCATCGTTTTCCAACACTATCACTAATGGCACGAGATTTATTGAGCATTTCTATTACTACTGTGGCTTCAGAATCTGCATTTAGCATGGGTTCTCATGTTTTAAATAAGTATAGAAGTCGTTTGTTGTCAGATAATGTTGAAGTGGTGATTTACACCAGAAATTGGATACGTGGATATGATGATTATG AGGAAGATTTAGATGAGGAAGATATTGCAAAAGGAGAAGGCTATTCTTCAGGAGTTGGTTCCAATGATGTTATTGACTTacatgaagatgaagatgaaaattAA